In a genomic window of bacterium:
- a CDS encoding Gfo/Idh/MocA family oxidoreductase yields the protein MSKFKVGVVGLQRGKVFVDIFKSHPQTEVVAICDVNSHLLENMGRELNFTDEQMFTSFDDFLNNSPLDIVVIATPIEFHTEQTIKSLEAGKDVLCEQTVAYTIEECEKVVDTVKRTGRVYMMAENYIYFRYLREWKEIVKQGKLGEIVYAENEYLNPIIHLLADEKTRKFSWRATRAPIWYCAHSIGPLLHLMEDRIVKAMGLLSDFVSYPQYKDYIGFVDMEMATFQTQKGATIQVLVSNVSPRGHIIYYSLYGTKGYIESPRRGEDGLIFIKDEMGAPSPFPCKIHDENPPEFYMIEDFLKAVETRTRPPIDVIRAMDFTVPGLIAHQSALQGGKWLDVPLFEW from the coding sequence ATGAGCAAATTCAAAGTCGGTGTCGTCGGTCTCCAAAGAGGCAAGGTTTTCGTTGATATCTTCAAGTCCCATCCCCAAACGGAAGTAGTGGCGATATGCGATGTCAATTCCCATCTTCTGGAAAATATGGGGCGGGAACTTAATTTTACTGACGAACAAATGTTCACATCTTTTGATGATTTCCTCAATAATTCACCTCTGGATATCGTGGTCATTGCAACTCCCATAGAGTTTCACACAGAACAAACGATAAAATCCCTTGAAGCTGGCAAGGACGTGCTCTGCGAACAAACCGTAGCCTACACGATAGAGGAATGTGAAAAAGTGGTTGATACGGTGAAGAGGACTGGTAGAGTTTATATGATGGCGGAGAATTACATCTACTTCCGCTATTTAAGGGAATGGAAGGAAATTGTGAAGCAGGGGAAATTGGGGGAGATTGTTTACGCAGAGAACGAATATCTCAACCCGATTATTCATCTTTTAGCTGATGAGAAAACGAGGAAGTTCTCTTGGCGAGCGACAAGGGCGCCCATTTGGTATTGCGCACATTCCATCGGTCCCCTCCTTCATCTTATGGAGGACAGGATTGTCAAGGCTATGGGCTTGCTGAGTGATTTCGTGAGCTATCCTCAATACAAAGATTATATCGGCTTCGTGGATATGGAGATGGCGACCTTCCAAACCCAAAAGGGAGCTACTATTCAGGTTTTGGTTAGCAATGTTAGCCCGAGGGGACACATAATTTATTACAGCTTATATGGAACGAAGGGATATATTGAATCTCCCCGTAGGGGCGAGGATGGATTAATTTTCATCAAGGACGAGATGGGCGCTCCTTCTCCCTTCCCCTGCAAAATCCACGATGAAAATCCACCTGAGTTTTATATGATTGAGGATTTTCTCAAAGCGGTTGAGACGAGAACCCGCCCTCCCATAGATGTTATTAGGGCTATGGATTTCACCGTTCCCGGTCTAATCGCCCATCAATCTGCCCTTCAGGGCGGAAAATGGCTTGATGTTCCCTTATTTGAATGGTGA
- a CDS encoding prepilin-type N-terminal cleavage/methylation domain-containing protein, which translates to MKVRSRGFTLIELLVVIAIIAILAAILFPVFSRAREQARKTACLTHAKQIGQALMMYVQDWDESFPYQLDWCACSANAQLEMCSPNFTVQGKIYPYVKNAAVFDCPSADACPITGDDPARNIAHGGCGGWTWPREFLGKSVDIGYNGLMGGVWLYRILRREGRNVSPNVGEVIIIRLADMPTPSETVVFGDALRPIACGGSRMVFTNNCAPWCTPGGRTERNTRHTGGSNYVFADGHAKWMNYKQMGNECGRHFYPYRDHDHISVWAQLGPPED; encoded by the coding sequence ATGAAAGTTAGAAGCAGAGGATTCACATTGATCGAGCTGTTGGTAGTGATAGCGATAATTGCTATCCTGGCAGCTATCCTGTTCCCCGTTTTCTCAAGGGCGAGGGAGCAGGCGAGAAAAACTGCCTGTCTCACTCATGCGAAGCAGATAGGGCAAGCGCTTATGATGTATGTTCAGGATTGGGATGAATCGTTTCCCTATCAGTTGGACTGGTGCGCATGCTCGGCAAATGCACAGCTGGAGATGTGTTCTCCCAACTTCACAGTCCAAGGGAAAATTTATCCTTATGTGAAGAACGCCGCTGTTTTTGATTGCCCATCTGCTGATGCCTGTCCTATAACGGGGGACGACCCGGCAAGGAATATCGCCCATGGCGGATGTGGAGGTTGGACCTGGCCGAGAGAATTCCTCGGCAAGAGCGTTGACATCGGATATAATGGATTGATGGGCGGCGTGTGGTTGTACAGGATTTTGCGAAGAGAAGGAAGAAATGTCTCACCTAATGTTGGGGAGGTTATAATTATAAGATTAGCAGATATGCCCACTCCCTCCGAGACGGTCGTTTTCGGCGACGCTTTGCGTCCAATCGCTTGCGGAGGCTCAAGAATGGTCTTCACGAATAACTGTGCTCCCTGGTGCACGCCGGGTGGAAGGACGGAAAGGAACACCCGCCATACTGGTGGTTCCAACTATGTCTTCGCAGATGGACACGCCAAATGGATGAATTATAAGCAGATGGGAAACGAATGTGGAAGACATTTCTATCCCTATAGGGACCACGACCATATTTCTGTCTGGGCACAACTGGGACCGCCTGAAGATTAA
- a CDS encoding PocR ligand-binding domain-containing protein, with protein MFERSHKPNINLGVSCEVCPSWSLYPLQSPTPFCNLIKHSKDGLRRCIASDRRANQIVRETKRPLIYQCHAGLIDGIIPIILDDEVIAQFCLGQFLSEPPTEENFQRIWEKIKDLGLPYEEMKEAYLKLTFVPMRYVEAIAEGIFEAHRELLSSLSHFFSPAKPKISDVDEKLWLVQQERLLRHISEQERELISLFYWASGESIRNYWFKWMEKELHSFDKFPWETKSRIWGVITSLLSHLRVFQASSRINLLEFYSHYATMVKRCERSEEMRETLSWIMNDLLAIRGEPKYRASIVERAKDYIHQHYAEERLGLREVAKALRLSPYYLAHLFKSSEGKSVGEYIKEIRIARAKELLEASELSIIDIALEVGYSDPGYFSRLFKKATGYSPARYRRLRKI; from the coding sequence ATGTTTGAACGCTCACATAAGCCAAATATCAATTTGGGAGTAAGTTGTGAGGTATGTCCGAGTTGGAGCCTTTATCCTCTCCAATCACCAACTCCCTTTTGCAATTTAATCAAGCACAGCAAGGACGGTTTAAGACGCTGTATCGCAAGTGATAGGCGAGCGAATCAAATCGTGAGAGAGACGAAAAGACCGCTGATTTACCAGTGCCACGCCGGCTTAATAGATGGCATCATCCCCATTATATTGGATGACGAAGTCATCGCGCAGTTCTGCCTCGGACAGTTTCTAAGTGAGCCGCCTACGGAAGAGAATTTCCAAAGGATTTGGGAGAAAATCAAGGATTTAGGGCTGCCCTATGAAGAGATGAAGGAGGCTTACTTAAAGCTCACCTTCGTGCCCATGCGTTATGTGGAGGCGATAGCTGAAGGGATATTTGAAGCGCATAGGGAATTATTGAGCAGTCTATCACACTTCTTCTCGCCAGCCAAGCCAAAGATTTCAGATGTAGATGAGAAACTTTGGTTAGTTCAACAAGAGAGACTGCTCCGCCATATCTCGGAGCAGGAGAGGGAGCTGATTTCCTTATTCTATTGGGCGAGCGGTGAATCAATTAGAAATTATTGGTTTAAATGGATGGAGAAGGAACTGCACTCCTTTGATAAATTCCCTTGGGAAACGAAATCTCGCATTTGGGGAGTCATCACCTCTTTGCTATCCCATTTGAGGGTTTTTCAAGCTTCTTCAAGGATTAATCTCTTGGAATTCTACTCCCATTATGCAACTATGGTTAAGAGGTGTGAGAGGAGCGAGGAAATGAGGGAAACACTGAGCTGGATAATGAACGACCTTCTCGCTATTAGGGGTGAGCCGAAGTATAGGGCTTCAATAGTGGAAAGGGCTAAGGATTATATTCACCAGCATTACGCAGAAGAAAGATTGGGTCTACGGGAGGTAGCGAAGGCACTAAGATTAAGCCCCTATTACCTTGCCCATCTTTTCAAGAGCTCGGAGGGGAAAAGCGTTGGCGAATATATTAAAGAGATAAGAATTGCAAGAGCAAAGGAGCTTTTAGAGGCAAGCGAGCTGAGCATTATTGATATAGCTTTAGAGGTCGGCTATAGTGACCCTGGCTACTTCTCTCGTTTATTCAAGAAAGCTACGGGATACTCTCCCGCAAGATATCGCAGACTGAGAAAAATTTAG
- a CDS encoding VCBS repeat-containing protein has protein sequence MEKLFFILVPFIFLASLAEARWELMILDPEPPGVGETASTGVADIDGDGKMEIITGGVGAMLWHRPATFEKGVVAEGRFPVGIAFMDVDKDERIEIIAGKAVPNTDKWALCWYKAGETPKQPFTEYIIDFDVGGHPHDILVADVDGDGNLEIIAGAMYSSNPAIYFYKPNKDATKPWRKYLVQMGLPIEGISVGDIDGDKRMDIVCGPYWFSPPQNGPLSGELWERHKFAPNFREMCRTALIDMNGDGKLDIVIVESEYLDGHLSWFENRIGEEEKNPWREHQMEKDLIFAHTLQTWRDAKEGTIHIFVAEMNQGGWGAPYNYDARLLEYVFSKRGDFMRRAVLYKGEGTHEAKVCDVDGDGKLEIVGHSSQVRYTEYPDCIGWIQLWKQKTGPEPFNYRHVFIDAEKPATATDILWTDVDGDGLPDIVCGAWWYKNPSWERYQIPGIAQVVNSYDIDGDKRVELIALKGNPGELTNKICWLKPIDPKNNRWEEHPIGEGSGDWPHGTAIAPLLPHGRIALVVCYHNRAPVELFEFPGKPTSPWERRVIAEIPYGEEIIACDLDGDKLLDLVAGPWWLENKGDGNFVPHLLVDGFDSVARIAVADINGDGKMDVVVSEEKVDWEVRRSYFARIAWLENTGAPREKKFIPHIVDRIICPHSLSVADLDGDGKPEIIAGEHDPFKPYKSRSRLFIYKMAEPKGTVWYRYLIDDGYEQHCGAKAVEISKGKFAILGHGWVESKYVHMWKPY, from the coding sequence ATGGAAAAATTGTTCTTTATTTTGGTGCCTTTTATTTTTCTTGCATCCTTGGCAGAGGCAAGATGGGAACTGATGATTTTAGACCCTGAGCCGCCCGGTGTGGGCGAGACGGCAAGCACAGGCGTCGCGGATATTGATGGAGATGGTAAGATGGAAATAATCACTGGTGGCGTAGGGGCTATGCTCTGGCATCGTCCGGCGACATTTGAGAAGGGAGTGGTAGCGGAAGGGAGGTTCCCTGTGGGAATAGCCTTTATGGATGTTGATAAGGACGAAAGGATAGAGATAATAGCGGGAAAGGCGGTTCCAAATACGGATAAATGGGCTCTGTGCTGGTATAAGGCAGGGGAAACCCCTAAACAGCCGTTCACCGAATACATCATTGACTTTGATGTCGGAGGGCATCCCCATGATATCTTGGTTGCCGATGTTGACGGCGATGGAAATCTTGAGATAATCGCTGGCGCGATGTACAGCTCCAACCCAGCGATTTACTTTTATAAACCTAACAAAGATGCCACAAAGCCTTGGCGAAAGTATTTGGTTCAAATGGGGCTTCCGATAGAAGGCATATCTGTTGGCGATATTGACGGAGATAAAAGGATGGACATTGTTTGCGGTCCCTATTGGTTCTCCCCTCCCCAAAACGGACCTCTTTCAGGTGAATTATGGGAACGGCACAAATTCGCCCCTAATTTCAGAGAGATGTGCAGAACTGCCCTTATAGATATGAATGGGGATGGGAAGCTTGACATAGTTATAGTGGAATCGGAATATCTTGACGGGCATTTATCATGGTTTGAAAATAGGATAGGGGAGGAAGAGAAGAATCCCTGGAGAGAACACCAGATGGAGAAGGACTTGATTTTCGCTCATACTCTTCAAACTTGGAGGGACGCAAAAGAAGGGACGATACATATCTTCGTTGCGGAGATGAATCAGGGAGGCTGGGGAGCTCCTTATAATTATGACGCTCGCTTGTTGGAATATGTCTTCTCAAAGAGGGGAGATTTTATGAGACGAGCAGTCCTTTATAAGGGAGAGGGAACGCACGAAGCAAAGGTTTGCGATGTTGATGGAGATGGAAAGTTAGAAATAGTGGGACATTCTTCCCAAGTGCGATATACAGAATATCCCGACTGCATAGGTTGGATTCAGCTTTGGAAGCAAAAGACTGGTCCCGAACCTTTCAATTATCGTCATGTTTTCATTGACGCAGAGAAACCTGCCACAGCGACAGACATACTTTGGACCGATGTTGATGGAGATGGGCTACCAGATATAGTTTGCGGGGCTTGGTGGTATAAAAACCCTTCATGGGAACGCTATCAAATCCCGGGAATAGCACAGGTTGTCAATTCCTATGATATTGACGGAGATAAGCGTGTAGAGCTAATCGCGCTTAAGGGAAATCCCGGCGAATTAACAAACAAGATTTGCTGGTTAAAGCCCATTGACCCAAAGAATAATCGCTGGGAAGAACATCCTATTGGTGAGGGCAGCGGAGATTGGCCGCACGGCACAGCAATAGCTCCTCTTCTTCCCCACGGTCGCATAGCTCTCGTTGTTTGCTATCACAATCGTGCACCAGTTGAACTTTTTGAATTTCCCGGAAAACCTACTTCCCCTTGGGAGCGTAGAGTGATAGCGGAAATTCCTTACGGGGAAGAAATCATCGCTTGCGACCTTGATGGGGATAAACTCTTGGATTTGGTTGCTGGTCCTTGGTGGTTGGAAAATAAAGGAGATGGAAATTTCGTTCCTCATCTTTTAGTTGATGGGTTCGATTCCGTGGCAAGGATAGCGGTAGCGGATATAAACGGAGATGGCAAAATGGATGTGGTTGTCTCTGAGGAAAAGGTTGACTGGGAAGTGAGACGAAGCTATTTCGCTAGGATAGCGTGGTTAGAGAACACGGGTGCCCCAAGGGAAAAGAAGTTCATTCCCCATATCGTTGACCGCATCATTTGTCCTCACTCGCTTTCGGTCGCCGACTTAGATGGGGATGGAAAGCCGGAAATCATCGCAGGAGAGCACGACCCCTTCAAGCCTTATAAAAGCAGGAGCAGGTTGTTCATTTATAAGATGGCGGAGCCGAAAGGAACGGTATGGTATCGCTATTTGATAGACGACGGATACGAACAACATTGTGGGGCTAAAGCCGTGGAGATTTCAAAGGGGAAATTCGCCATATTAGGGCACGGTTGGGTGGAGAGCAAATATGTCCATATGTGGAAACCATATTAA
- a CDS encoding GGDEF domain-containing protein has protein sequence MLDSLIEKKLKILSAVTKLHQSIGVHLELGEVGAILVEALSDITNCEACAILLIEGDKVSILAERGFINSFGSINLSTDLPAIRQIIETKKPIFSNDLEKDGALAGCVPAGCRAKSLLCVPVLINNEVKGIIHLDSIEKNAFDEEDLNFVQVLAKETAIAIERSLLYEEIKNLSVTDTLTNLFNRRRMEEDLRNELERSKRYTRPLSILMIDIDHFKNYNDHHGHQKGDELLREIAKLLRRNLRAIDKVYRYGGEEFLVMLPEVDKEGALACAERLRKKTEQEPFEGEEQSQPSGKITISIGVASYPLDGDSIEKLIEAADSALYRAKALGRNRVCLY, from the coding sequence TTGCTGGATAGCTTAATTGAAAAGAAGTTAAAGATATTGTCAGCTGTAACAAAGCTTCATCAAAGCATCGGAGTCCATCTGGAGTTAGGGGAAGTAGGGGCTATTTTAGTTGAAGCTCTCTCCGATATCACAAACTGCGAAGCGTGTGCAATCCTTTTAATAGAAGGAGATAAAGTAAGTATTTTAGCCGAACGAGGATTCATCAATTCCTTCGGAAGTATAAATCTATCAACAGACCTGCCGGCTATAAGACAAATAATTGAAACTAAAAAACCCATCTTCAGCAACGACTTGGAGAAGGACGGCGCCTTAGCGGGTTGCGTTCCCGCTGGCTGCAGAGCCAAATCCCTCTTATGCGTGCCAGTGCTCATAAACAACGAAGTTAAAGGTATTATTCACTTGGATTCCATTGAGAAAAACGCATTTGATGAGGAGGATTTAAACTTCGTGCAAGTGCTTGCCAAGGAAACCGCGATAGCTATAGAGAGGTCTTTATTATATGAAGAAATAAAAAATCTCTCTGTAACTGATACCCTCACGAATTTGTTCAATAGAAGAAGGATGGAGGAGGATTTGAGAAATGAATTGGAGCGTTCAAAGCGCTATACGAGACCGCTATCAATCCTGATGATAGATATAGACCATTTCAAAAACTATAACGATCATCACGGTCATCAGAAAGGCGATGAGTTGCTGAGGGAAATAGCCAAACTTCTCAGAAGGAATTTGAGAGCAATTGACAAGGTGTATCGCTATGGAGGGGAGGAGTTCCTCGTTATGCTTCCCGAGGTAGATAAGGAAGGAGCCCTTGCCTGTGCTGAGAGGTTGAGAAAGAAAACAGAGCAGGAACCTTTTGAGGGAGAGGAGCAGAGCCAACCAAGCGGTAAGATAACCATCAGCATAGGTGTTGCCTCCTACCCATTGGATGGAGATTCAATAGAAAAGCTCATAGAGGCGGCGGATTCGGCTCTTTATCGCGCGAAGGCATTGGGAAGGAATAGAGTGTGCTTATACTAA
- a CDS encoding ThuA domain-containing protein, which translates to MSEDVKRVLYVNLSMGFRHDTTATAADIITRLGWRSQPRFLTTATEDCELINREILKRYDVIIFYTTGELPLNEEQKKALLDFVREDGKGFVGIHSAIDTFYQWPEYGEMVGGYFNGHPWHQKVGIIVEDKEHPATKHLGDYWEVVDEIYQARDWSREKVRVLLRLDTKSVDITKGAREDQDYALAWCRNYGKGRVIYTALGHPEELWRDEKFQEHLLGAILWAMGVLPGDATPRSKP; encoded by the coding sequence ATGTCGGAAGATGTAAAGAGAGTTCTCTATGTGAATTTGTCTATGGGTTTTCGTCATGATACGACAGCCACGGCTGCAGATATAATAACCCGCCTTGGTTGGCGCTCCCAACCTCGCTTTTTAACCACCGCTACGGAGGACTGCGAGCTAATCAACCGGGAGATTTTGAAGAGATACGATGTAATCATCTTTTATACAACTGGTGAGCTTCCTTTGAATGAGGAGCAGAAGAAAGCTCTCCTTGATTTCGTTCGGGAGGATGGTAAGGGATTCGTGGGAATACATAGTGCAATTGATACATTCTATCAATGGCCGGAGTATGGGGAAATGGTAGGCGGTTATTTCAATGGTCATCCTTGGCATCAAAAAGTTGGTATAATTGTTGAGGATAAGGAGCACCCAGCGACAAAACATTTGGGGGATTATTGGGAGGTTGTTGATGAGATTTATCAGGCGAGGGATTGGTCAAGGGAGAAGGTAAGGGTCTTATTGAGGTTGGACACAAAGTCAGTGGATATAACAAAGGGAGCAAGAGAGGACCAGGATTACGCACTTGCTTGGTGTAGGAATTACGGAAAGGGGAGAGTTATTTATACGGCGCTCGGTCATCCAGAGGAGCTTTGGCGGGATGAGAAATTTCAGGAGCATCTATTGGGAGCGATTCTCTGGGCGATGGGTGTTCTTCCCGGCGATGCCACTCCCCGCTCTAAGCCCTGA
- a CDS encoding DUF1559 domain-containing protein has translation MRKRGFTLIELLVVIAIIAILAAILFPVFSRAREQARKTQCLSNLKQIGTALMMYAQDWDESLPVATTWCNRPDPQNNLQYYVRLGPYVKNWQIWACPSARVDTCGGIAIPHHAVPQMIDAGWVPSNFRLHYGYSENIQNSYPENRQWADCSALNRSKLANIPEPAVSPVIADCMGLMNSGWRIGYANVCAAGCNPDRRTENNARHNGGSNVLFADGHAKFFSADQCVSNWDTGVWHAGCGWWGNGRR, from the coding sequence ATGCGTAAGAGAGGTTTTACGCTCATTGAGCTCCTCGTGGTCATAGCAATCATTGCAATTCTCGCCGCGATTCTCTTCCCGGTTTTCAGCCGGGCGAGAGAGCAGGCTAGAAAGACGCAGTGCCTGAGCAACCTAAAGCAGATAGGAACAGCGCTGATGATGTACGCCCAGGACTGGGATGAGTCCTTGCCAGTTGCCACTACCTGGTGCAATCGCCCAGATCCCCAAAACAACCTCCAATATTATGTGAGGTTGGGCCCATATGTGAAAAATTGGCAAATATGGGCTTGTCCTAGCGCTCGTGTGGATACCTGCGGTGGCATAGCCATCCCTCACCATGCTGTACCCCAGATGATAGACGCCGGCTGGGTCCCCTCCAACTTCCGTCTCCACTATGGCTATTCCGAGAACATACAGAACTCGTATCCGGAGAATCGTCAGTGGGCAGACTGCAGTGCCCTTAACCGTTCTAAGCTGGCCAATATACCCGAGCCCGCGGTATCTCCTGTAATCGCTGACTGTATGGGACTTATGAACAGCGGTTGGCGCATAGGGTATGCTAATGTCTGCGCGGCTGGCTGTAATCCTGACCGAAGAACGGAGAACAACGCTCGCCACAATGGAGGTTCAAATGTCCTGTTTGCGGATGGGCACGCGAAGTTCTTCAGCGCTGACCAATGTGTTTCCAACTGGGAT